The region TCGGCTTGTTGAGGGTGCGCCCGGCGTTGTTGACCAGGATGTCCAGGCCGCCGAAGGCATCGACGGCTGCCCGCACCGCGCGGTGGGCGGTCGCCTCTTCCGTGATGTCCCCGACCAAGGGGTGAACACCCGGGAAGTCCTCGGCCAGTTCCCTCACCTCGTGGCGCTGGTCGACGGCGACGATCCGTGCGCCGCGGCTGTGCAGAAGCCGGACGGTCTCCTTGCCGACACCGCGTGCCGCCCCTGTGACCAGGGCGGTCCTGCCCGTGAACTCCCAGGAATCAGCGGGATGAGTGGGATGAGTGGGTGTCGTCATGGTGCTGTCCTTCTTCGATGCCACCGTGGGAAGCGGCGGTGGTGGGGAGGGTGGTGTGCGCTCGGGCGTTCCGGATGAGCGTGGTGGCGGCCAGACCCGCGAGGACGCAGCCGACGATGACCGCGATGGCCGGGACGTATCCGGCCAGCGGATCCGTGGCGTTCGCCCGCTGACCGGCGTCGGCCACCGCGGTGACGACGGCCAGCACAACGGCACCGCCGATCTGCATGGAGGTGTTGAGCAGCGCCCCGGCGAGGCCCTGGTCCCGGTCGGGTACACCGGTGACGGCGCTCATGTTCAGGGCGGGGAACGTGGCGGCGGTGCCGAGGCCGTTGAGGACCATGACGGGCAGGACCACGGAGACGAAGGAGGAGTCGGGTCCGATCCGGAAGAACATGGCGTACGACGCGGCCAGCAGCAGCATTCCGGCCGCGATCATGCGGTGGGTGCCGAACCGGGCCGCGAGACGCCCCGCGAAGGGCGCCACCGCGCCGTTGACCAGGCCGAGGGGGACAAAGGCACCGGCCGTCTCCAGGGGTGTCCAGCCCAGCACATTCTGCAGATAGAGAGTGGCGAGGAACGCGAAGGAGGTGTACGCGCCCCACATCGCGAAGATCGTCAGGTTGGTGCCCACGCTCTGGCGGCGGGTGAGGAAGGACAGGGGCACCAGGGGCGTGCCGGCCCTGGCCTCGATGCGCACGAACAGGGCGAGCAGGACGGCTGTCGCCGCGAACAGGGCGATGGTGCGCACCGAGGTCCAGCCGTGCTCCGGCGCCTGTGCGATGGCGTAGACACACAGGAGAAGCCCGCCGGTGACGGTCAGCGCCCCGGCGACATCGATCCTGCCCCGTCCGGCCCGCGGCGGGTCCGGCGGCAGCAGACGGCCTCCCGCGATGAGCGCGGCCACGGCGATGGGCACCGGCAGCGCGAACACCAGCCGCCAGGAAACCTCGGTGAGCACACCGCCGAGCACCAGGCCGCCGACGAATCCACCGGCGCCCGCGGTGGCGTACCAGCCCAGGGCTCTGCCGCGCTCGGGGCCCTCCGGCCAGTTGGTGGTGATCAATGACAGTGCCGCCGGGGCGAGGAACCCGGCGGCCACGCCCTTGACCAGCCGGGCCACGATGAGCAGCCCGCCGCTGGGAGCGACCGCCCCCGCCACGCTGACCACCGCGAACACGCCGACGGCCGCCAGGAAGGTACGCCGGCGGCCGAGCAGGTCGGCCGCCCTGCCGCCCAGCAGCAGGAACCCGCCGTAGCCGAGGGCGTACGCGGACATCACCCACTGCAGGGACGCCGGTGACATGCCCAGGTCGTTCTGGATGGCGGGGAGGGCGACACCCACGTCGGACAGGTCGATGGCGTCCATGAAGTGGGCGGCGCACAGGGTCAGCAGGGCGAGCGCGCCGGGCGTCGCACCGGCGGGCCCGGCGGGCCGGAGACCGGTCAGGCCTTCGCCTGCCGGTGAGGTCTGTGCTGAGAGGGGGCCGCTGGCCTCCTGTGTCATGCTCTTGCTCTCTCTTTCGATGGGGTCGCCCGAGCCGGGCTCGGTGGTTCGGGGTCCGTGGTTCGGGTCCGTCAAGAGCCGGGCCGCTCGCGGTACAGCACCAGGTGCTCGTGGTAGAGCACGCCGTTGCGTACATCACCCGTCGCGGTGAAGCCGGTGTCGTCGACGTAGTCGATATGGCTGCCCGTGACGGAGTAGCGGCCGGTGTACGCACTGGCACGCCTGCCGCGTGCCTCGTCGTACCGGCTGTCCGCACGCAGCTCCTGGCGGATGTGGCCGTCTGCGGTGACCCACATGCCGACGACGTCGATGTCCGGGGCGTTGGCCGAATCCGCGGTCATGGCAAACCTCTCGTTGGTGGGGGTTGTCCTGCGCCACCGAGTCTGGGCAGTGCCCCACGGGTCAACCAGGACGCCTTCTGCCTGGGTGCGGCACACCCAGGCACCTGGTCCAGGCGCCACGTAGCCTGAGGTCATGGCTGATAACGACCTGGGAGATTTCCTGCGAAGCAGCAGGTCGGGGCTACGGCCCGAAGAGGTGGGGATGGCGAGCTACGGCACCCGCCGCGTTCCCGGGCTGCGCCGCGAGGAGGTCGCGGTGCTCGCCGGCATCAACGCCGACTACTACACCCGCCTGGAACAAGGCCGGGAGCGCCATCCCTCAGCGCAGGTGCTGGACGCGCTCAGCCGTGCACTGCGCCTCGACGGCGACACCCGGGGCCATCTGTACCGGCTGGCCGGCACGGTGCCCGACGACCCCGCCGTCCGCGTGCCCGACCAGGTCAGCCCCGGGTTGCGGCAACTGATGGACGGCTACCCCCACACGCCTGCCCTCGTGCTCAACCGGACCCTGGACATCCTCGCCACCAACGCGCTGGCCGACGCCCTCTATTCACCGTTCCGTCCGACGGACAACCTGGCCCGCATGGCCTTCGCGGACCCCGCGGGCCGCACCTTCTACCAGGACTGGGACCGGGCGGCCCAGGCCACTGTGGCGAATCTGCGCCAGGCGGCGGGCTACGAGCCGGACAACCCGCGCCTGCTCGGGCTCGTGGACACTCTCACCGAGAACAGCGCGGACTTCGCCCGCCTGTGGGGAAGCCACACCGTGCGCGGCAAGACCCACGAGGCCAAGCGGTTCCAGCACCCCGACGTCGGCCCTCTCACCCTCAGCTACCAGGCATTCGACGTACGAGAGGCCCCGGGCCAGCAACTCGTCATCTACCACGCGGAGCCCGGCAGCAGCAGCGCGGAAGCCCTGCATCTGCTCGGCTCCATCCACGCGACACGCACCCGGCCCTCCCCGCGCGGTGCGGACCATACCTGAACGCGTGGCCGGGCACACGCCTCAAGGGTGAGGGGCCGGTCGGTGCCGGCCCCTCACGGTAGTTCAGTCCGCGTGTTCAGTCGCGCGCGAGCAGTTCGAGCGTGTCGATGACACGGTTCGAGAAGCCCCACTCGTTGTCGTACCAGGCCACCACCTTGATGTGGTTGCCCTCGACTCGGGTCAGGGCGGCGTCGAAGATCGACGATGCCGGGCGGCGCGTGATGTCGCTGGAGACGAGCGGCTCGTCGGAGTACTCCAGGATGCCCTTGAGCTTGCCGTCGGCGGCGGCGCGGTAGGCCGCGAGCACCTCGTCGCGGCTGACTTCCCGTGAGACCGCGGTGTTCAGCTCCACGATCGAGCCCACCGGGACCGGCACCCGGATCGAGTCGCCCGACAGCTTGCCGTCGAGGTTCGGCAGCACCAGGCCGATGGCCTTGGCGGCCCCGGTGGTGGTGGGCACGATGTTCACCCCGGCGGCGCGGGCGCGGCGCAGATCGCGGTGGGGGCCGTCCTGGAGGTTCTGCTCCTGGGTGTAGGCGTGCACCGTGGTCATGAAGCCGTGCTCGATACCGGCCAGGTCGTCCAGTACGGACGCCAGCGGGGCCAGGGCGTTCGTGGTGCACGAGGCGTTCGAGACGATCACGTGCTCGGCCGGGTCGTAGGCATCGGTGTTCACGCCGTAGGCGAGCGTGACATCGGCGCCGGCGGACGGGGCGCTCACCAGCACCCGTTGGGCACCGGCACGCAGGTGTGCGCGGGCGGCATCCGCCGAGGTGAAGCGGCCGGTGGACTCGAGGACGAGGCCCACGCCGAGCTCGGCCCACGGCAAGTTGGCGGGCTCGCGCTCGGCGAGCACCTTGATGCGGCGGCCGTCGACCACGAGGTCGGTCCCGTCGACCTCGACGGAGCGGCCGAGGGGGCCGAGCGCGCTGTCGTACTTGAGCAGATGCGCGAGGGACTCGGGAGCGGTGAGGTCGTTGACGGCGACCACTTCGAGATCGCTGTCGCGCTCGAGCAGGGCGCGGAGGGTGTTGCGTCCGATGCGGCCGAATCCATTGACGGCGATGCGGGTCATGGAGGTTCCTTTCGTTCCGCCCCCATCGTCGGCATCCGGATATCGGGCCGACAGCGGCCTGAACGCCACCGTACGCAAGGATCCCGCCAGCCCTCGATATGCACGCACACCGCTCGGGAAGCTCAGGCCGAGAAGGTGTGGCGGTACTCCGTCGGGGAGGTGCCGAGAATGCGGTGGAAGTGCAGACGCAGGTTCGCGCCGGTGCCGAGGCCGACTCGGTCGGCGATCTGCTCCACGCCCAGATCGGTGCGTTCGAGCAGCTCGCGTGCCAGGTCCACCCGCGCCCTGAGCACCCACTGCATCGGCGTATAGCCGGTGTCCTCCACGAACCGCCGCGAGAAGGTGCGCGCCGACACCCGCGCGTTGCGGGCGAGCGCTTCGAGGGTCAGCGGTTCGGCGAGATGCGCCAGGGCCCACTCCCGTGTGCCCGCGAACAGGTCGCCAAGTGGCTCGGGCACACTCCGGGGGACGTACTGCGCCTGTCCCCCGCTGCGGTAGGGCGCCGCCACCAGCCGTCTGGCCACGTGGTTGGAGAGCCCGACGCCGTGGTCGCGCCGCACCAGGTGCAGGCACAGGTCGATGCCGGATGCCGCGCCCGCCGAGGTGAGCACATCGCCCTCGTCCACGAACAGCACGTTCTCGTCCACCCGCACGAGCGGATGTCTCTCGGCGAGAGCCTTGGTGTAGTGCCAGTGGGTCGTCGCCCGCTTGCCGTCGAGCAGGCCCGTCGCCGCCAACGCGAACGCCCCGGTCGAGATGGCCGCGAGCCGGGTCCCGCGCTCGTGGGCGGCCATGAGCGCGCTGACGACCGCTGCAGACGGTTCCGTGGCCGCCGGGTCCCGATAGCCGGGGATGAAGACGGTGTCGGCGTGCTCGAACGCCTCGAGCCCCTCGGCCACGTGATACGAGAGGCCGTCGCCACCGGTCACCAGTCCGGGCGCGGCGCCGCACACCCGCACCTCGTAGGGCATGCTCGGCCGGTTGGAGAACACCTGCGCGGGGATGCCGACGTCGAGTGGCTTGGCGCCATCGAGCACGAGCACCGCGACATGGTGGTTCTTCCGGCTCATCGGGCTCCTTCGGCTCTCCCGCGATCGAACGGGCCTGCGCTCACACCCGTGACCTCGATGACGACTACCGCAAACATCCTGCCACTGGCCGTCCGGGCATCTCGCCGTCCAGCACCCAGCTGAGGTCGTGCTCGGTGTGTTCCCGCGACCGGGCGCTGAGCTGATCGCTGATCCACCTTTTGGTGGGCCGTGGCACCCGCGGATGGGCGACAAGTGCTTCCAGATCCTCACGGGTTGCCGCGTACGACCGGCGGACCGCGCAGCTCACCAGCCCCAGCGCATACCGCTCGGGAAAGACCACATGGTCGGCGTCGTCCTCCGGGCCACGCTCCTTGAAGTGCTCCCACAGCGTCCGGTACACGGCCGCAGAACCGTGGTCGAAGATGCTGTCCATCGCGCCGCGGAGCGCCTTCGCGAGGTGGTTCTCCGCGGCGCGGCCCTGCTGGGAGGCCACGGCCGCGCCGATGACGCGGATCAGCAGCTCGGCGGCGGGTGCCGCGCCGTGCGCGGTGCTGAGGCGGCGCACCAGTTGGCCGAGCCCGCTGATCAGTCCGGCGTCGGTCGGTGGGGCGAAGGCGAGGTCGAGGGCCGTGGTGAGGGCCGATGGGGTGAGGGGGCCGGATTTGCAGGCGGCGTGGAGCAGGGCCTTGCGGGCGGCGTTCCGGGTACTGGCCGATGCGTCGTCGAGGCGGGCGATGTCTCCCGTGGCGTCGAACACCAGCTCCGAGAGGAAGGTGTGTGCCGTGGCGTACTGAGCGGGTTCGCCCGCGGCGATGGTTCCCACCAGCCCGAGGAAGGCCGCCCGGGTCTTCTGGTCGGAGAAGGTGCCGTACCGCGGCAGGAGTTGGGTCAGCTCGGGTGCGGGGAGAGTGCCGGCCGACACGGAGCATTCCCAGAGCGTGAGTGCCTGGCGCTGCCGCTTTCCGCTGTGGCCCTCGGCGATTTCGTCCGCGATCAGCCCGGTGAGGGCGGAGGCCGAGGCGCGTAGCGCGCCCAGCACCCGCTCGTGGGCGAGGGGTGGCAGCGGGCCGGTGCCCTTCTTGGCCCGGCCGGTGGTGAGGGCTTCAAGGAGCACGGTGTCGGCGTCCATGAGCGACAGGTTCACCAGCAGGCCGATGTGGCGCTCGGTGTGCAGACCGGAGTCCGTGACGGCCCGGTGGAGTGAGCGGCGGACGAGGTTGCGGGCGGCCGCGGGGGCGGTGGTCGCCTTCTCGATCCTGCTCACCGCGGTGGGGTGGCCGCCGAGCGCGGCCGGCAGAAGGAGCGTGGCCAGGCCGTCCCGGGACAGCCACAGGTCGGAGTCGGCGTCCCAGCCGGAGTGTTCCAGGACCTGCCGGACGCGGTGCGGGGGAACGTCGCGGTTGGCGAGGATCCGGCGGGCGACCAGCGCTCGCCGCTGCGGGGGCGGGACCGGCTGGTTCTCGGGGCAGGGCAGGGCCTTCAGCATGACCGCGAGCCGGTGTACGAGGCTTTCCGCGGCGGCGCAGTCGGCGCTGAGCAGTTGGGGAAAGACCATCCGGTGCTGCAGTGCGTGGAGCGCTCCTTGTCCGATGATGTCCAGACAGCGGTCGAGGGTGGCCTCGATGGCCCAGTGGCCGTGCGGCAGCGTGGCCAGGATCGCTGTGGCGGCGATGAGTCCGGCGCTGCCCGCGATGTCGTGGTCGTCCGCTTCGAGTAGCGCCACCGCATGGTCGAGGCGATGTGTCCAGGGGTGGGTTCCGGGGGCCGGATCGCCGTCGGCGCCGTGAGCGCCGTCGCCGGGGAGTCCGTGGTCATGGGTCCACGAGGCGGCCACCACCCTGGCCAGGGCCGATTGGAAGAGCTCGAGGTCGTACGACTTCGGCGCGACGCGCACACGCTGGACACGCTCCTGGACGGCGGCGGCCCACTCCGGCGAGCCCAGTGTCCCCCAGTGCCGGGCCCACAGGGTCATGACCCCGGACGCCAGCTCCGCCAGCCCCCGGGACAGGCCGAAGTCGAGCATCTCCATGAGGCCCTGCCGGGCGGATGCCACATCGACGTGTGACGTCAGCACGAGCAGCCGAGGCAGGACCTCGATGCCCGCGCCGCCCGTACGGCGCCCCGTCAGTTCCCGTACGCAGCCCCAGTCGGCCAGCGCGGCATGGACGGTGAGCGAGTTCTGGGCGGCCAGCCGTTCCAGCGCTTCGAGCACGGCCTCCTGCAGGCTGGGCTCCTTCCTCTCCCACAGCCCGCGGAGCTGCGGGAGGAGGGCGTCGACGTCCGTGTCGCGTACGGTCGGGGCCAGGACCGCGTACCGTCGGGCGACGCCGTGCGGCGCCGTCGCGAGCAGCGGCCCGACGGACACGCCCACGGCCGGATTCCGCGCCGCGACGGCCACGGCGACGGTGTGCAGGATGACGGCGTCCTCGTGCGCCGCCATCCGCATCAGGGTGTCCCGTACCGGGCCGCGATACCTTTCTGACCCGGCGGCCAGCATGAGGAACTGTTCGAGGATCGCCCCGACGAAGAAGTCACGGGGATGGGACCCGACCCACTCGCACAGCGACAGCAGCGCTCCCGCCCCGGTGCGGAGCAGCAGGCCACGCGCGGCCGCGTACTCGAACATGGTCTGGTGGAAGAAGTGGATACCGTCCGAGGCTCCCCTGGCCAGCACGCCCCGGTCGGTCAGCAGCTCCAGGGACGACCGGACGCGGGCCGGTTCGTACGGCCGCGAGGGGCGTGGGCCGCCGTGCGCCGAGGTGAGCCGCTCGACCAGCTCCTCGCGCGACAGCTCGGTCCGGCCCGCCGACATCAGCACGACGGCGATCGCGCCGGTGATCGAGGAGAGGTCCTCCGGCGCCATGGCGCTCTGATTGCCGTGATGGCGGCGGTCGGTGACGACCCGATGGTCCCAGTAGCGGCGGTAGAGGCCTGTGGCGTCGATCTCGGCGCTGGGGAACGCCCCGTCGTCCCGGGCGAGTTCGAACAGCAGCCGCAACTGGAGGGGGCTTCTGCACACCTCGCGCACCGGCAGTCCGCGGGCGACGGGCTCCATCAGCCTCCGTACCCGTGCCTCGTCATCCCGGGGAACGGCGTCGGGGCAGTAGAGCGCGGCGTGTCCACGGATGGCGTGCGGAATCTCGCTGTCGTCGTACGGACCCAGCGACATCCGGATGAACCCGGTGCGCAGCCGGTTCGCCTCCTCCGGCCGCGAGGTCAGCACCAGGCGGACACCGGCGGCGGCGAGATCCTCGCACAGATCGAGCAGCGTCATCTCGTGGTAGTCGTCGTGCAGCAGCAGATCGGCGGTGTCGAGGAGCACGACCGGTGTACGCCCCCGCGTCCGGGCGTGCGTCGCCCCGGACACCACTGTCGCGGGGGTCAGCATGGGCCTCCCGGGGGCGCCGCTCAGGGGGCGCAGCAGCCAGGCGGCGTTCACCAGGAACACCTCGGCGTCCTCCAGGGCGGTCAGATCCCGGGCGAGGCCCACAACAGGCTGCTCTTGCCGTTTCCGGCGTCCCCGGTGACCAGGACCGCCTTCGGATCACCGTCGTAGAGGGCCTCCACCGCCCGGTCCTGGACGGCGCGCCGTACGTAGAGTCCGCCGCTGAGCTGCGGCGGGGAGCCGGTGCCGCGGTCCGGGCGGGGGGAATCCACGAGGTCCAGGTCGTCCGAGAACCTCCGGGCCCAGCGGAGGAGCTGGCGGTGTGCGGCCGGGCCGGTGTCGTCCGCTGGGGTTCCCGCATCCGGATGCGGGAACGGGGCGGAGGGCTGAGCAGGGGCCGGGGCCGACGGGCCCTCCGGGAATCGTTCCGGTGCCGGGCCCGTGGGAGTCCCCGGCCCGGGCAGGGCCGGGCCGCCACCGGGCGGCAGTTCGCGGAGGACGGAGAAGGCGAAGGCGGCGGCGTTGCGCGCCGCGCGGGACTGCCAGCCCTCGGCATCGGCGTCGTACTTCTCCCCGTCGGCCCGGTCGCTGATTCCGCGGACGATCAGGGCGGGCAAGGCGGCGTTGAGATGGGCCGCCTGCGCCACGCCCGCGCCCTCCATCTCGATGGCGGCGGCGTCCTGGTAGTTCCGGCGCAGTTGCCGTCGCAGCGGCGAGTCCGCCGAGTTGAGGACGACCTCCCCGGCGGCCACGGGCTTGAGGTGGACGGCCGGACAGGAGGCGCCAGGTGAACGTTCCGGCAGCAGCCCGGTCCAGGAACCGGACCTGCGGGCGTAGCGGGCGAGCTGGTCGAGTTCCTGACGTACCGGCCAGACCCTCGGGCGGGAGTGGAACTCGCCGTCCTCGTCCTTGCCGCCGTGGTAGGCGTACACATGCGTGGCCACGACGACGTCCCCGAGCTCGATATCGCCCTTGAGCGCCCCGGCCACCCCGACGAATGCCACGGCGCGCGGGTGGAACATGGCGATCGCCCGCTCGGTCAGCACGGCCGCGCCCTGGTTGCCGTCGCCGAGTTCGGCAAGCGCCACCCGCCACGGCGTACCGTC is a window of Streptomyces violaceusniger Tu 4113 DNA encoding:
- a CDS encoding helix-turn-helix transcriptional regulator; the encoded protein is MADNDLGDFLRSSRSGLRPEEVGMASYGTRRVPGLRREEVAVLAGINADYYTRLEQGRERHPSAQVLDALSRALRLDGDTRGHLYRLAGTVPDDPAVRVPDQVSPGLRQLMDGYPHTPALVLNRTLDILATNALADALYSPFRPTDNLARMAFADPAGRTFYQDWDRAAQATVANLRQAAGYEPDNPRLLGLVDTLTENSADFARLWGSHTVRGKTHEAKRFQHPDVGPLTLSYQAFDVREAPGQQLVIYHAEPGSSSAEALHLLGSIHATRTRPSPRGADHT
- a CDS encoding MFS transporter gives rise to the protein MTQEASGPLSAQTSPAGEGLTGLRPAGPAGATPGALALLTLCAAHFMDAIDLSDVGVALPAIQNDLGMSPASLQWVMSAYALGYGGFLLLGGRAADLLGRRRTFLAAVGVFAVVSVAGAVAPSGGLLIVARLVKGVAAGFLAPAALSLITTNWPEGPERGRALGWYATAGAGGFVGGLVLGGVLTEVSWRLVFALPVPIAVAALIAGGRLLPPDPPRAGRGRIDVAGALTVTGGLLLCVYAIAQAPEHGWTSVRTIALFAATAVLLALFVRIEARAGTPLVPLSFLTRRQSVGTNLTIFAMWGAYTSFAFLATLYLQNVLGWTPLETAGAFVPLGLVNGAVAPFAGRLAARFGTHRMIAAGMLLLAASYAMFFRIGPDSSFVSVVLPVMVLNGLGTAATFPALNMSAVTGVPDRDQGLAGALLNTSMQIGGAVVLAVVTAVADAGQRANATDPLAGYVPAIAVIVGCVLAGLAATTLIRNARAHTTLPTTAASHGGIEEGQHHDDTHSSHSSR
- a CDS encoding GlxA family transcriptional regulator translates to MSRKNHHVAVLVLDGAKPLDVGIPAQVFSNRPSMPYEVRVCGAAPGLVTGGDGLSYHVAEGLEAFEHADTVFIPGYRDPAATEPSAAVVSALMAAHERGTRLAAISTGAFALAATGLLDGKRATTHWHYTKALAERHPLVRVDENVLFVDEGDVLTSAGAASGIDLCLHLVRRDHGVGLSNHVARRLVAAPYRSGGQAQYVPRSVPEPLGDLFAGTREWALAHLAEPLTLEALARNARVSARTFSRRFVEDTGYTPMQWVLRARVDLARELLERTDLGVEQIADRVGLGTGANLRLHFHRILGTSPTEYRHTFSA
- a CDS encoding 5'-methylthioadenosine/S-adenosylhomocysteine nucleosidase, which produces MLTALDVEYEAVRAHLVDPRPQLHPSGTLFEVGRLDGTPWRVALAELGDGNQGAAVLTERAIAMFHPRAVAFVGVAGALKGDIELGDVVVATHVYAYHGGKDEDGEFHSRPRVWPVRQELDQLARYARRSGSWTGLLPERSPGASCPAVHLKPVAAGEVVLNSADSPLRRQLRRNYQDAAAIEMEGAGVAQAAHLNAALPALIVRGISDRADGEKYDADAEGWQSRAARNAAAFAFSVLRELPPGGGPALPGPGTPTGPAPERFPEGPSAPAPAQPSAPFPHPDAGTPADDTGPAAHRQLLRWARRFSDDLDLVDSPRPDRGTGSPPQLSGGLYVRRAVQDRAVEALYDGDPKAVLVTGDAGNGKSSLLWASPGI
- the gap gene encoding type I glyceraldehyde-3-phosphate dehydrogenase, which gives rise to MTRIAVNGFGRIGRNTLRALLERDSDLEVVAVNDLTAPESLAHLLKYDSALGPLGRSVEVDGTDLVVDGRRIKVLAEREPANLPWAELGVGLVLESTGRFTSADAARAHLRAGAQRVLVSAPSAGADVTLAYGVNTDAYDPAEHVIVSNASCTTNALAPLASVLDDLAGIEHGFMTTVHAYTQEQNLQDGPHRDLRRARAAGVNIVPTTTGAAKAIGLVLPNLDGKLSGDSIRVPVPVGSIVELNTAVSREVSRDEVLAAYRAAADGKLKGILEYSDEPLVSSDITRRPASSIFDAALTRVEGNHIKVVAWYDNEWGFSNRVIDTLELLARD
- a CDS encoding Atu4866 domain-containing protein, which codes for MTADSANAPDIDVVGMWVTADGHIRQELRADSRYDEARGRRASAYTGRYSVTGSHIDYVDDTGFTATGDVRNGVLYHEHLVLYRERPGS